Within the Burkholderia mayonis genome, the region AGCCGAAAGCGGCGTTACCCGCGAGGTTCAGGTGCTCCGCATAAGCCTTGTCGAGCACGTTGTCGATGCCGACCGAAATCTGCACCGCCTTGCTCACGTTGTACTGCGCATGCAGCGACAGCACGCCGAAACCGGCGCTCGGACCAAAGTCCTTGCCGACCACGTTGCCCTCGTTCAACGCATAGCGATGCTGCGGCGCAACGACGCGCCACAGGCCGCCTGCCGACCACGGCCCGTGCGAGTATTCGACGCCGAAGCGCGCTTCGAGCGGCGGCATTTGCGGCAGCGGTGCGCCGCTCTGTACGTTACGTCCCCATGCATACGCGAGCGACGCGTCGAAGCGCCATGGCGTAAGCGGACGCCACGACGCGCCGAGTTCGCCGCCCATGATCTGCGCGTTGACGTTCGTCGCCTGCGTCGTCTGCCCCATCGGACCCGTCGCGTAGTCGAACAGGATGAAGTCCTGCACATAGCCCGCGTAGGCGGATATCCACGCATCGAGCTTGTCGCTCTTGTACTGCGCGCCGATGTCGAGCTGCGTCGTCTTCTCCGGCTTGATCGCCGAGAACGCGTTCACCGAGCCGGCCGGGCCGCGCTTCGCCGAAAACAGTTCCCAATAATCGGGAAAGCGCTCCGCGTGCCCGATGCCCGCGTACCAGGTGACGGGCAGCGACGCGAGATCGCGCTCGTAGCGGACGAAGCCGCTCGGCAGCACGCGCGAGCGAAGATCGTCGAGGGTCGGGTTGCGCATGCTCGTCATCATGCCGCCCGTCGTCGCGCGCTTGTCGCGCGCAGCCGCGTAATCGATCCGCGCGCCGCCGATCACGCGCGACACGTCGCTCGCATACCAGGTCAGCTCGCCGAACGCGCCCGCGTTCCACATGTTCGCCTGCGGATTCCACGGTTTGTCGCCGTAGTTCTGCATTCCCATCGCCGAGCGCGAATCGAGACGGTTCGACTGCGCGTCGACGCCCGTCACGAGCTTGAACGCATCGGTGAAGCGCAGCGTCGCCGCGACGCGCGCGCCAAGCGTGCGGCGCCGCACTTCGGACGCCATCCGCATCGGCATGCTGCTCGTCGGATCGGGCATCCGCAGCGTGTAGTTGTCCATCACGTGATCGGCTTCGTTGTAGAAGACCTGTGCCTCGATCCGGTCGAGCACGTCGCCGATGTGCTTCTTGTCGAACTTCAGGCCGAACGTCTCTCGCCGGAAATGCGCGCCGTCCATCCCGCGGCCCGCGTAGCGCGCGTAGCCGTCGCCCGTGCCCGCCGTCAGCTCGAGCCGCGTGTTGTCGTCTGGCGTCCAGCCGAGCGCCGCGTCCGCATTCCACTTGTCCCACTGCGACGGCACCGTGCGGCCGCTGCCGTCCTCGTAGTCCTGCGAATGCGCATGGTTCGCGGTCACGCGGCCGTAGAAGTCCGGCGTGCCGGCGGTCACGTCGACGTTCTGATCGTTGCGGCCGAACGAGCCGCCGACGACGCTGCCGTCGAAACGCATGCCCGGCGTCTTGAAGCGCGGCGTCACGCGCTCGAACAGCACCGTGCCCGCCGACGCGCCCGGCCCGTACAGCACCGTCTGCGGCCCCTTGACGACCGTCACCTTGTCGTAGCTCTCGGGTGCGATATACGACGTCGGCGCGTCCATCCGGCCGGGGCACGCGCCGAGCGTCGGCATGCCGTTCGCGACGATGTTCAGGCGCGAGCCGAACATCCCGCGCAGCACCGGGTCGCCGTTCGTACCGCCGCTGCGGATCGACGCGAAGCCGGGAATCGTCTTCAGGTAATCGGCGCCGTCGCTCGCGGGCAGCGGCTGGCGCGGCGCTTTCGGATCGGTGACGACGACGAGCGGCGTCGATTCAGGCGCCGCAACGACTTCGATCGTCGGCAGCACGGGCGCGTCCGCAGTCGTGCCGGTTGTCGTGCCGGCGGCGTCGTGACGATGCGCGACGTCGGTCGTCTGCGCGACGGCCGGCGCGGGATTGAAGGTGAAGGCGCCCGCCGCGAGCGCGGGGACGGTCAGGCTGATCGCGCGACGGCGACGGCGCGCGCGTTCTGCACGCGCAGCGCGCACGTGACGCAAGTACTTGGATGTCATGAATCGAAACTCGAAGGACGCCCCTCCGCGCGATCGGCAGATCGAACGGATGCGGGGATTACGTGAACAGGAATGAAATCAGGCGTTCAGGCGTCTGTCGGCGGGGCGCGCGGATAGGCGCGGTTGTAGCGTGCGAGCGAAGGCGCGGCGGCGCGAGGTGCGACGGACGGCGCAACGGCCGCCGCATGCACGGCGCAGGCGGCCGGCGCAGCCGTGCCGATCGCCGGGCTGTGCGCGAAGAATGCACAGTAGCCGCAGGCGTCGAGATGCAGTGCGTGATGCGCGACGCCGTCGTGTGCGGGACCGCCGTGCGCGGCGCCGGCTTCGGCCGGCCGGGCGTGGTGCTCGTCGCCGCAGATCACTGCGTCGGACGGCCCGGCGGGCCGCGCGTTCGCCTGCGAGACGAGCGGCGCGACGATCGCCAACCAGATCGCAAGCATGCCCAGCCAGGCAGTCAGTTTGCGGAATCGGTTGGGCATGGCGCGGGATGGCGTAAAGGGAATGTAATGCCGCCCGAATGTTACAGAATGTTGGCTGGCTTGAATAGCGTGAAACGGTCGCGGCCGCGCCGCCCTCGCGCATGCATCGTTGCACGCGCAACGATGTGCGGCGCGGCGTCGCGACGCGTCGTCAGAACGTCATCCGGCGCAGCGTCGCGTCGCGCTTCACGAAGTGATGCCAGAGCGCGGCGAGCGCATGCAGGCCGATCACGTAATAGAACACGTTGCCGATCACCTCGTGCGCGTCCTTGATCGACGAGCGCAGGCCCGGATTCGGGCCGAACAGCGTGAACGACCAGTCGATCCAGGCGAGCGTCACGGGCTTGCCGCCGAAGTTCAGCGTCATGATGCCGAGGAGCGGCTGCGCGACGATGAACACGTACAGTGCGAGATGCGCGAGCTTCGACAGCAGCGAGAGCAACGCCGGCTGCGGCAGCGCGCGCGGCGCGCGGGTCGCGAACCGCCAGACGATCCGCAGCACTGCGAACGTCAGCACGAGCGTGCCGGAGAGGTAGTGGACGTTCGACCAGAACAATCGGCTGTCGGCACCCTTCGGCCCGCGGACTTCGATCGAGAGATACGCGAACGCGACGAGCAGGAAGATCGCCCAATGGAAGAACACGGCAGGACGGTTGTAGCGCGCCTGGCCGGCGGGGACACGGTTCATGATCAGTCTCGTTCGTATTGAAGGGAACCACGGCATCGCGTACGGCATCGCGTACGGCATCGCCCGCGACGTTATCGAATTGTAATGACGCGCGATGCGCCGTCCATGCAGCTCGATCAAGTTTCGGCGCAATAGCGCGTCGTGCAGGCTCGGGTAGGGCCGCATGTCGGCGAAGCGACGCGTGAACTATGCTCGATTCTAGAAACGAACAGTCGCGCACGATCCCGCCACGACGCCCGCATCACCGCTACACGCAAGGCCCCACCATGCAGAAAGCCGTTTTCGTCGCAGCCTACAGGCTCCTGTGCTGCGCGCTGACCCTTTCGGCGACGAGCTACAGCATCGCGCTCAGATGGCACGCGCCGACCTTCCGGCTCAGCAATTTCTTCAGCTACTTCACGCAACTGAGCAGCCTGTACGCGGCTGCCGTGCTGGCCGCCGGCTTGTGGCTCGCTACGCGACCGCCGTCGCGACGCTATGAATCGGCGCGCGGCGCCGTCGTGCTCTACATGGCGATCGCGGGCATCGTCTATGCGCTGCTGCTCGCGGATGTGGATGCGCTGCATCATGCGACGCCGCATTATACGAACTGGGTATTGCATCGGATCATGCCGATCGCCGTGTTTCTCGATTGGCTGTATGTCGCGCCGCGCGTGCGGATCGACTGGTCGCATCTCGCGCGCTGGCTCGCTTTTCCGCTCGCCTATCTCGGCTATACGCTCGTGCGCGGCGCGTTCGTCGACTGGTATCCGTATCCGTTCGTCGATCCGCGTGCGCACGGCTATCTGATCGTCGCCGCGTACAGTGGCGCGATCGCGGCAGGCAGTATCGGATTCGCCGCGTTGATCGTGCTGCTCGGCAACTGGGCCGGCGCGCCGGCACCGCAGACGGAGCGCGCCTGACGGTGCCGCCGTGCGCCCGAGCGCGCCCCGGCGAGCCGGGGAAGCGTCGCGCGGCGGCCGCGCACGACGCGGCGGGCGGCGCGAAGGGATGGTCAGGGGCCGACGCGCGGCAGCAGGCCGAGCGGATCGACGGCCTTGCCGTTGCGCCGCACTTCGAACTCGAACGTCGAGCGGCCGCTCGCGTCGGTCGCCATCTCCGCGACCGGCTGGCCCGCGCTCACCGCATCGCCTTCGTTGACGAGCAGCTTGTCGTTGTGACCGTACGCGGTGATGAGACCGTTCTCGTGTTTCAGGATCACGAGCGGGCCATATGCGGCAACGCCCGTTCCCGCGTAGACCACGCGTCCGGGCGCGGCCGCGCGCACCGTGCGATCGCCGCCCGTCGCGGTGATCACGATCCCGTGATTCCTGCCGGCGCCGAACGGCGTCGTCACGGTGCCGCGCGCAGGCCACGCGAGCGCCTGCGCGGCCGCTTCCGGCTGCGCGGCGGAAGGCGGCGGCGCGAGCGTCGTCATGCTCGGCGGCGGCGCGACGCGCAGCACCTGGCCGGGCGTCACCATGTCGGTCGGCGCCATGTGATTCCAGCTCGCGACGTCCAGTGTGCGCTGACCGAACGCGGACGCGATACTCGCGAGCGTATCGCCCGGATTCGCCCGGTAATAGCCGGCGAGCACGCCGGACGACGCCCGCGGCGCTGGCTGCTGCGGCACGTGCGTCGGCTGCCACGAGTCGGTCCACGGCGTCAGCGTGCAACCGCCGACGAGCGCGGCGCCCGCCGCGACGAGCGTCGCACGCACCGCCCAGCCCATGCCGGGCCGTTCCACGAACATATTGCTTCTCAAGCGTACCTCCATCATTTCACTTCATTGCTGCGGCGGCGTGCGCCGCCTTTGCTTGCGCGTCCGAACAGCCGGGCCAAGCCAAGCCCCGCATCTGGGGGGGCGCGCATGGCCACACCACTTCTTTTCGGGCCAACGCCGCACGAGCCCCGGCCGGACCGTTCCTATCGGAACTCAAACGCTGCCTTCGGTTTCGACGACAAGAATCCGAGCCTCGCCGAGCGGGCACGCGACATGTTCCGTCCCCGCCGACGCGAAGAAGATGTCGCCCGCCTCGAGAACGGTCGCATGCTCGGCGCCGGCATCGCGATAGCGCATCTCGACCCGGCCGTCGAGCACGACGAACACTTCCTCGCCGTCGTTCACGTGCCACTTGTACGGCTGATCCGTCCAATGCAGGCGGGTCGTGATGCCGCGCATGTTGGCGATGTCGATGGCGCCCCACGCGCGCGATGCGGTGAAGCGCCTGCTGCGGACGATCTTCATGGGCATTCCCGTGGCGTTGCGGCGGCCGGCGCGGCGATCGCGCGGCCCCATGCCGGATGGATAGTAACTCGCCCGACATGGCCGATGTAAATTGCCAGGGACTCGGCCGGCTGGCCAAACCTGCCCGACATGCGCCCTCGCCCGCTTCCGGCGGGCAGCGCAGCGGCGAATGCGATCGTTCGACGGGCAAATGCGTCGTGCGCCGGGCGATGGCTGCGGCCGGCCCGCGCGCCGCCGCGCTTTTCAGCGCCCTAAAAGACTCAGCCCGCGCGCTCCATCGAATGGAACGCGCGGGCTGAGTGGACTGCTGCTATGCGCCGGCCTGAATTCTCCGCGCCCGCGTTCGAATGCGGCGCGCGACGTAACGCCGTGCCGCTCAACGCCCCTTGTAGACCGGTGCGCCATCGGCGATGCGCTTCATCTTGTTCGGCGTGCCGGATTCGGCGGCAGCCGCCGGTTGCGCACCGTAGCCGCTCGTGTCGGCCTGTGCGGCGACGTTCTGCTGGCCGTGGATCCGCGCTTCGGCCGCCTGGATTTCCTCGGGGTAGTTCACGCGGTCAGCGGCGGGGTTGTAGCCCGCTTGCTCCAGCTGGATGAGCTCGGCCTTGACTTGCGCGCGGGTCACCGGGCCATTCGATTGTTGAGCGAACGAAACGGCCGGGACGGCGAGAGCGGCGGCGACTGCGACAGTAGCGATAAGCGATTTCATGATCCAACCTCCGTGACTTTTTTTGCTTCGCCGCAAGCACCATGCGAGCAGCGATTAATCACAGTCTAGTCACCAAGGCACCTAGGGAAAACCATTGATCAACGAAAACACTGTTTCGCGACCGATAACAATTGCCATCTCCCTCTAGAAAAACCCTACCAATAGCATAGATGATTGCAACAATTACCGATCGCGCGTGTCACTCGGCCCAGCTCGCGTGGAAGCTGCCCGGCTTGTCCGTGCGCTCGAACGTGTGCGCGCCGAAAAAGTCGCGTTGCGCCTGCACAAGGTTCGCCGGCACGCGCGCCGACCGGTAGCTGTCGAAGTACGCGACCGCCGACGCGAACGCCGGCACCGGCACGCCCGCCTTCACCGCGGCGACCACGACATCGCGCAGCGCAGACTGATAGTTCGCGGCGATGTCCTGGAAGTACGGATCGAGCAGCAGATTCGCGAGCGCCGCATTCTTCGCGTAAGCATCGGTGATCTTCTGCAGGAAGCGCGCGCGAATGATGCAGCCCGCACGGAAAATCTTCGCGATCGTGCCGAGATCGAGGTGCCAGCCGTATTCCTTCGACGCCGTGTCGAGCTGCGCGAAGCCCTGCGCGTACGAGATCACCTTCGACAGGTACAGCGCGCGGCGCACCGACTCGACGAACGCGGCGCGATCGCCTTCGAGCGGCGCCGCCGTCGGCCCGGTCAGCACCTTGCTCGCCGCGACGCGCTGATCCTTCAGCGACGACAGCACGCGCGCGAACACCGATTCGGTGATGAGCGGCAGCGGCACGCCGAGATCGAGCGCGTTCTGGCTCGTCCACTTGCCCGTGCCTTTCTGCGCGGCGCGGTCGAGGATCACGTCGACGAGGTGCTTGCCGGTTTCTTCGTCCTTCTTGCCGAAGATCTTCGCGGTGATCTCGATCAGGTAGCTGTCGAGCTCGCCCTGGTTCCATTCGGCGTAGACCGCGCCGAGTTCGTCGTTCGTCAGGCCCGCGACCTGCTTCAGCACCGCGTAGCTCTCGGCGATCAGCTGCATGTCGCCATACTCGATTCCGTTGTGGACCATCTTCACGTAATGGCCCGCGCCGTCCGGGCCCATGTAGGCGACGCACGGCTCGCCGTCGGCTGGCGCCTTCGCGGCGATCTGCTTGAGGATCGGCTCGACGAGATCGTACGCGTCGCGCTGGCCGCCCGGCATGATCGACGGGCCGCGCAGCGCGCCCTCCTCGCCGCCCGAAACGCCCGTGCCGATGAAGTGCAGCCCCGCCTGCGCGAGCTCCTGGTTGCGGCGAATCGTATCGGTGAAGTGCGTGTTGCCGCCGTCGATCAGCACATCGCCCTTGTCGAGCAATGGCTTGAGCGCCGCGATCGTCGCGTCGGTGGCTTCGCCCGCCTTCACCATCAGGAGGATGCGGCGCGGCGTCTCGAGCGACGCGACGAACGCCTCGAGCGTATGAGTCGGCACGAGCTTGCGATCGGGAAATTCGGCGATCAGTTCATCGGTCTTCTCGCGGCTGCGGTTGTAGACCGACACCGCATAGCCACGACTTTCGATATTCAAGGCCAGATTGCGCCCCATCACCGCGAGACCGACCACACCGATTGCTTGTTTGCCCATTGTTCAATTCTCCGGAAAAAACAGGACGCGACCCACCGGGGTCGCGCGCATAGGCGCAAGGATAAGGGAAACCGCGCGAGTGCGCCGCGAATGGGAGGGGTTCGGGAGCGATTCGGCCCACGTTGTCCGGCCGCACGGTGGCGGCTGGATGCGGATTCGGCGTTGGCTCAACGCCGGTTCGGCGCATGGATTCGGCGGCGAGGCAACGCCGGTTCGGTGATGCTTCCGCGTTAGTTCGGAATACTTTCGACGTGCGCACGCGAGCTTGGTCGATTTGCGTCGTGCGCGCAACGGCGGGAGCGCGGCGGCATCCGTTCTGCGCTCACGCGATCGGCCCGCACGCGAGCGCGCCCGCCCGACGCTCGCCCCGCATGCGCTCACGCGCGCTTCCGAAACACGACGCTCAGATTGTTCGCCGGCATCTCGACGATCTCGTCGAGCGCGAGGTCCGCCGCGCGCCCGAGCTCGGCCACCGTCTCCAGGTCCCGCACGCCCCACGCCGGATCGCGGCTGCGCAGCTGCGCGTCGAACTGCGCGTTCGACTCGGCCGTGTGCGCACCGCCGCGGCGATACGGTCCGTACAGATACAGCACGCCGCCGTCGGGCAGCACGCGCGCCGCGCCGTCGAAGAGCGCGCACGCGGCCGCCCACGGCGCGATGTGGATCATGTTGATGCAGACGATCGCATCGGCGGCGGCAAGCGGCCACGGCTCGACGCAGACATCCAGCGCGAGCGGCGCGCGCAGGTTCGGCAGCGCGGCATCGGCCGCCCACGCGGCGATCGACGCGCGCGCCGCCGCCTCCGTATCGGTCGGCTGCCAGACGAGGTCGGGCAGCGCGGCCGCGAAGTGAATCGCATGCTGGCCGGTGCCGCTCGCGATCTCGAGCACGGTGCCGCGCACCGGCAGTACGCGCTTCAGCACGTCGAGAATCGGCTCGCGATTGCGTTCGGTGGCAGGCGCCCATTGGCGCGAAGAAGAATCGATCTGCATGACGAAACGAGTCGGTATGGGTGCGTCAAACGTGAAGCCTTCCGCGCGCATCATGCGCGCCGCTCGCCGCGAGCCCGAGATGCGCGGCGAGCGCGTCGAGCGTTTGTCCGCACGACGCTTCGACCTTCAGCGCCAGCAGCGGATCGGCGCGCGTGTGCCCGAGATTGATCGCGACGATCGGCTTGCGCTGGTCGTTCGCCCACACGCAGAACCGATAGCCCGAATACACCATCAGCGACGAGCCGACGACGAGCATCGCGTCGGCCTCGTCGAGCGAACGCGCGGCCGCCGCGACGCGCTCGTGCGGCACGTTCTCACCGAAGAACACGACAGCGGGCTTCAGCAGGCCGCCGCACGCGGGGCACGCGGGCACGCGAAACGTGTCGAGCGCGCGCCATTCGAGATGCGCATCGCCGTCGGCGGCGGGCTCCGCCTGCGCGTCGAACAGCGCGGGGTTGTCCGCTTCGAGGATTTGCTGGATCGCCACGCGCGCATGATGCGCGCCGCAATCGAGACAGGTGACGCCGTCGATGCCGCCGTGCAGCTCGATGACGTCGGTGCTGCCTGCACGCTGATGCAGCCCATCGACGTTCTGCGTGACGAGCCGCGCGACACGCCCCGCCGCGCCGAGCCGTGCGAGCGCGTGATGCGACGCGTTCGGCCGTGCGCGCCCGACCACCGGCCAGCCGAGCATGCTGCGCGCCCAGTAGCGGCGGCGCGCGTGATCGGAATCGAGAAATTCTCGCAATTGGATCGGCTGCGAGCGCATCCATGCGCCGTTGCGGTCGCGATAGCCGGGAATGCCGGAATCGGTGCTGATGCCCGCGCCCGTCAGCACGAACAGACGCGGATGGCGCTCGACGAACGCGTGCAGCGCGTCGAACGCGTGCGGATCGGCCGACGGAACGGCATCGGAAGGCGGAAGCGCCTGCGACGAAACGGCGGAATCAGTCATGACAATGAGGGCTCGTCCGGCAGGACCAGCCGCTCGGGGATGTGCGCGGCTCGCCTGCGTGCCGTCACATGATACAGAACGCCGGGCACGACGAGGCCGATGATCCACGAGATGTCGGTGCCGCCGAGCTTCGCGACGAGCGGCCCGGTGTAGAACTCGGTCGCGATGAACGGCATCTGCACGAGCACGCCGACCGCGTAGATCGACACGCCCGCGACGTTCCAGCGTCCGTAGCGGCCGTCGGGATCGTAGAGCGCGGGCACGTCGTAGCGCTCCTTCGTCACGCAATAGAAGTCGACCAGATTGATCGCGCTCCACGGCGTGAAGAACGCGAGCAGGAACAGGATGAACGCAGAGAAATCCTTCAGGAACGCGTGGCGGCCGACGAGCGCGAGCCACGCGACCGCAGCGACCATCGCGAGCACGTACGCCATCCGCGCGCGCTGCGAGATCTGCGTGCGGCCCGAGAAACCGGTGACGATCGTCGCAACCGACATCACGCTGCCGTACGCGTTGAGCGTCGTGATCGTCAGCTTGCCGAACGCGATCGCGAAATAGAGCAGCGCGGCCGTCGCACCGCCCGCGCCGAGGCTCACGATGAACTGCACTTCGTGACCGGCGAACTGCTTGCCCGCAAGCGCCGCCGCGAACAAGCCGAACGCCATCGACGCCTGCGCGCCGAGCACCGAGCCGAGACCGATCGCCCAGAACGTGCGGCGCGCGGACGTCGCGCGCGGCAGATAGCGCGAGTAGTCGGCGACGTACGGCCCGTACGCGATCTGCCACGACGCGGACAGCGACATCGCGAGCAGGAAGCTCGACAGCGAGAAATGCCGGATCGCGAGCAGCGCGCCGATATCGTGCCCGGACAGGAGCCGCGCGAACATATAGACGAACGCGATCACGCCGACGACGCTCGACGCGCGGCCGAGCGCGTGGATCGTCCGGTAGCCGAACACCGCGAGCACGACGACGACCGCGATGAACGCGAAGATGCCGACCGTGTCGGCGACGCCGAACAGCTGCGCGAGCGCCTGCCCGGCGAGCACGGTGCCGCTCGCGGAGAAGCCGACGTACATCAGGCAGACGAGCACGAGCGGAATCACCGCGCCGTAGACGCCGAACTGCACGCGGCTCGATATCATCTGCGGCAGGCCAAGTTGCGGCCCCTGCGCGCCGTGCAGCGCCATCACCGCGCCGCCCAGCAGTTGGCCGAGCGCGAGCCCGACGAGCGACCAGAACACATCGCCGCCCAGCACGACCGCGAGCGCGCCGGTGACGATCGCCGTCACCTGCAGGTTCGCGCCGAGCCACAGCGTGAACTGGCTCGACAGCCTGCCGTGGCGTTCGTGGCCGGGGATGTAATCGATGGTGCGGCGCTCGCGCAACGGGCGGCGTTGGACGTCGGTGGCGTTCGGCATGGCGGCGGGTCCGGGAAAAGTCTGAGGTTCGGAGCGCTCACCCTAACCACCCAAAATTGTATAGACAACTCTTTCGTGTACTCTGGTTTATACCGAGACGGGAGATGGATGGAAACCTGAATGCCCATTTCGAGCAGTGGTAAGAACGGAGCGTACCGTCCGCAACCCGCGCTCTGGGAGTTCGAACGCAAGGCCCGAGAGATGGACGATTTTTCGAATCGCTGCCGCCAGCGCTTCATCAGCGAGAAATATTTTCGCTGGCTGGCGGGCCTTCTCAATGAGCACATTGCACTGTGGGAGCATACGCTGCCGGCCAACGGCTCGGAGATGCAAAAGCGCACGACCAGTGCCTTGGCTCCGGGCAGATATCTGCCCGACACGGCCTGAGGGCGACTTCAGGACAGTGTGGCGAGCAGTTTGATGAAGTTGCGCTTCGCGCGATATGTCGCCCGAATCTCCTCCAGTTCGCTGTTGAACTCCGCGCGCTCACCGAGCTTTGCCCGCAAGCGGCTGATGGCGCGCACGATGTCGAACGCTTCATCATATCGGGCGTTGCGTGTACCGCTTTCCGCAGCAACCGGCAGCAGGCGATGATAGAGGGCGATGGCATCGTGCGGATGGGTCTTGCCACGGACAGCCGCCATTTCCGGCCACAGTTGTGTTGCAACCGGACCGCCGTTAAACGTCTCCCATGCAACGTCGTTCTCTTTCCCGGCAAGAAAAATTCTGACCAGTTCGGTTCGCGTTGACCGATGCCAGACGGTGCGCTTCGATTTTGCGACCGACTCCTCCTCCCTGACCAGCGCCCAGAGGCGCCTGAGCGCACGCCCCCGGATTTCGTCATGCTTACCGGTAGCCGTAGCGACCTTCATCAATGCGGGGAATGCATCGGCCGTCGGGTGCATCTCGAAACGTCGCCATGCGAACGCATCGGCCTGTTCGAATTCGCTGCGACGCAGATACGCATCAACGCAGAAGTCGAGCAGGCGCGAATCAACATTCCTGCCCGACTCCTTGAGACCACGCTCCGCCCACGCGAGTCCTTCGTCCAGGCGACCGTGATTTGCGCAAAGCTCCGCCACCTGCAAGAAGCGGTACGAACTCGACAGATCCTTCGAACGGATGCGAATGAGCGCATCGACGTCCCCGTCAAGCTCGGCCAGCGCCTCCATCGCATGGTCTAACTTCATGCGCCGCGAGTCGAATGACCGCCGAAATTCGTTGCTGGGAGCGAGCGCGGGCAGCGCTTCCCAGGCCTCGCTGACGAGTTGACGATAGCGGCGCAAGCCGCTATCGTCCAGCGGCTCCGCATACGCCGGCAAGACGTTGTAGAAAGTGTCCCACATGCCTTCCGTCTGCAAACGGAAAAGCCGCTCCGCAAGCTTTACGGGATCCGGTCGAGTCAGTTTACATGCATCGAGGTGGACGGCTGCAAGCTCAAAAATCGCCGGCATCACCTCCCCGCCCGAATCGTCAATCTGCTCGAGACTCTTTTCCGCGCCGGCAATCGCCAGTGCTGACAGTTCGACCACCTGCGCGGCGTGTGACCCGGAAAGCCTCTGGTGCAACATATCGGCCAGCGACATCAGGCCATCACCGTATGCACCCGCTTCCCGCCAGTCCAGCGGTCGGAAAATACGTGTCGCCTGCCTCACGGCAGCCTTCATCCCAGCCAAGTCGGATGCCCCCGCCGCACGCGCGGAGAACAGCAGTTTGTCGCGCAGCGTCGGGTCGCGCGTGACGGCTTCGAGCAACAAGTCCTGAAGCGCGTCCTTGGACAGCGTCGCTACGTATTCCCGAATCACTTCCTCGTAGGTCTTTCGCTTCCTGCGCGGCTTCTCCAGGGCGGGCTCGTCGGAATGGAACACCTCTTCGCCCGAATTTTCGAGCCAAGAGAGAGCAACGGCGACCGCGTGTTTGCAGAAAACACCGTCGTCGCCCACCGGACAGTTGCAGTCGTAAGCGAGTTCGCCATCGTCGTCGACGGCAAGTTCAACCCGGTAACGATGCGTGCCGCGTACGCTGGCACGAACAGCTTCGTCGCGCGCCTCCAAACGGGAGACCGCGCCATCATGGAAATAGGCCTTGCCGCGCGCAAACGTCTTCGTTTCAGCCAGCGACTGGACTTCGGCAAGAGTGAGAACCTCGGAGAGCTTTGCGGACTGGGGCATCGGGTGACTGGCGAAAGCGGATTATGCCGAGACGGGCGGCGCACAGGCACGATGATACCCGGGCCAGCCATGCAGTCGCCTCACGGCACGGCGACGCGTTCCTCCTGCAGCGGGATGCGCATTGAATCAATTGCCGCCTCCAGCGCCGTTACGCTCGCGGCATGACTTTAACCTGGATCACCGTCGAG harbors:
- a CDS encoding peptidoglycan DD-metalloendopeptidase family protein, coding for MRSNMFVERPGMGWAVRATLVAAGAALVGGCTLTPWTDSWQPTHVPQQPAPRASSGVLAGYYRANPGDTLASIASAFGQRTLDVASWNHMAPTDMVTPGQVLRVAPPPSMTTLAPPPSAAQPEAAAQALAWPARGTVTTPFGAGRNHGIVITATGGDRTVRAAAPGRVVYAGTGVAAYGPLVILKHENGLITAYGHNDKLLVNEGDAVSAGQPVAEMATDASGRSTFEFEVRRNGKAVDPLGLLPRVGP
- a CDS encoding TonB-dependent copper receptor, whose protein sequence is MTSKYLRHVRAARAERARRRRRAISLTVPALAAGAFTFNPAPAVAQTTDVAHRHDAAGTTTGTTADAPVLPTIEVVAAPESTPLVVVTDPKAPRQPLPASDGADYLKTIPGFASIRSGGTNGDPVLRGMFGSRLNIVANGMPTLGACPGRMDAPTSYIAPESYDKVTVVKGPQTVLYGPGASAGTVLFERVTPRFKTPGMRFDGSVVGGSFGRNDQNVDVTAGTPDFYGRVTANHAHSQDYEDGSGRTVPSQWDKWNADAALGWTPDDNTRLELTAGTGDGYARYAGRGMDGAHFRRETFGLKFDKKHIGDVLDRIEAQVFYNEADHVMDNYTLRMPDPTSSMPMRMASEVRRRTLGARVAATLRFTDAFKLVTGVDAQSNRLDSRSAMGMQNYGDKPWNPQANMWNAGAFGELTWYASDVSRVIGGARIDYAAARDKRATTGGMMTSMRNPTLDDLRSRVLPSGFVRYERDLASLPVTWYAGIGHAERFPDYWELFSAKRGPAGSVNAFSAIKPEKTTQLDIGAQYKSDKLDAWISAYAGYVQDFILFDYATGPMGQTTQATNVNAQIMGGELGASWRPLTPWRFDASLAYAWGRNVQSGAPLPQMPPLEARFGVEYSHGPWSAGGLWRVVAPQHRYALNEGNVVGKDFGPSAGFGVLSLHAQYNVSKAVQISVGIDNVLDKAYAEHLNLAGNAAFGYPANMPVTEPGRTAWIRLSTKL
- a CDS encoding cupin domain-containing protein, with protein sequence MGPRDRRAGRRNATGMPMKIVRSRRFTASRAWGAIDIANMRGITTRLHWTDQPYKWHVNDGEEVFVVLDGRVEMRYRDAGAEHATVLEAGDIFFASAGTEHVACPLGEARILVVETEGSV
- a CDS encoding DUF2946 domain-containing protein gives rise to the protein MPNRFRKLTAWLGMLAIWLAIVAPLVSQANARPAGPSDAVICGDEHHARPAEAGAAHGGPAHDGVAHHALHLDACGYCAFFAHSPAIGTAAPAACAVHAAAVAPSVAPRAAAPSLARYNRAYPRAPPTDA
- a CDS encoding cytochrome b, producing MNRVPAGQARYNRPAVFFHWAIFLLVAFAYLSIEVRGPKGADSRLFWSNVHYLSGTLVLTFAVLRIVWRFATRAPRALPQPALLSLLSKLAHLALYVFIVAQPLLGIMTLNFGGKPVTLAWIDWSFTLFGPNPGLRSSIKDAHEVIGNVFYYVIGLHALAALWHHFVKRDATLRRMTF
- a CDS encoding Pr6Pr family membrane protein, with protein sequence MQKAVFVAAYRLLCCALTLSATSYSIALRWHAPTFRLSNFFSYFTQLSSLYAAAVLAAGLWLATRPPSRRYESARGAVVLYMAIAGIVYALLLADVDALHHATPHYTNWVLHRIMPIAVFLDWLYVAPRVRIDWSHLARWLAFPLAYLGYTLVRGAFVDWYPYPFVDPRAHGYLIVAAYSGAIAAGSIGFAALIVLLGNWAGAPAPQTERA
- a CDS encoding DUF4148 domain-containing protein, giving the protein MKSLIATVAVAAALAVPAVSFAQQSNGPVTRAQVKAELIQLEQAGYNPAADRVNYPEEIQAAEARIHGQQNVAAQADTSGYGAQPAAAAESGTPNKMKRIADGAPVYKGR